The following proteins are co-located in the Paenibacillus sp. JNUCC32 genome:
- a CDS encoding choline esterase, translated as MKTFDAFPEPIGSYAVGRTQMDFEYTASDHSIRELTAFVYYPSDSSEGKTTSTYMFPEVYEMLDEQPLLAPLKDAYSIDIKTQCYDDLALSWKEKRYPVLFYVCGGGGSPEWGTVICTDLASMGYVVVSIGHQNSTMYKRKDGRLFNVSKDFSDVIMAFSEDPEMVALAGKMEMRPDDETAIEMCQNVLTLPILAKLTEYSELQAEDVRYVADYLYKLDSGELNSIFKGRLLLDFGMGIVGHSYGGPTTAMVCRDDDRFACGIGLDSGAFGLQGSDLKKPFLLLFCEPNYNMNAIIGANNSMETYYFSVDRVAHLDYCDIVFTSVNEELRGERDAVEMRNLVTDYTKNFFDHYILQKAASVESLAYDGVDLIKKTSNK; from the coding sequence ATGAAAACTTTTGACGCATTTCCAGAACCAATCGGCAGCTATGCTGTCGGTCGAACCCAGATGGATTTTGAGTATACGGCATCAGATCATTCAATAAGAGAACTGACTGCGTTTGTGTACTATCCGTCCGACAGTAGCGAAGGTAAGACTACATCAACGTACATGTTTCCTGAAGTCTACGAAATGCTTGATGAGCAGCCACTTCTCGCTCCGTTGAAGGATGCTTACTCTATAGATATCAAGACCCAGTGTTACGACGATCTTGCTCTCTCCTGGAAGGAAAAGCGCTATCCGGTATTATTCTATGTCTGCGGCGGGGGCGGTTCTCCAGAATGGGGTACCGTGATCTGTACTGACTTGGCAAGCATGGGATATGTTGTGGTAAGCATCGGGCATCAGAATAGCACGATGTATAAGCGTAAAGATGGGCGCCTGTTTAATGTATCAAAGGATTTTTCGGATGTCATTATGGCGTTTTCTGAAGATCCGGAGATGGTGGCGTTGGCTGGTAAGATGGAGATGCGGCCTGACGATGAAACAGCCATTGAGATGTGCCAAAACGTGCTTACACTGCCGATACTTGCCAAGTTAACAGAGTATAGCGAATTACAGGCAGAAGATGTAAGGTATGTAGCCGATTATCTTTATAAACTGGACTCTGGAGAGCTGAATTCCATCTTTAAGGGAAGATTGTTGCTTGACTTCGGCATGGGCATAGTCGGACATTCTTATGGAGGGCCTACGACGGCGATGGTTTGCCGGGACGACGACCGGTTCGCCTGCGGGATTGGCTTGGATAGCGGCGCGTTCGGCCTTCAGGGCAGCGACCTAAAGAAACCCTTCTTGCTACTGTTTTGCGAACCTAACTATAACATGAATGCGATAATTGGCGCTAACAATAGCATGGAAACCTATTATTTCTCTGTTGATCGTGTTGCGCATTTAGATTACTGCGACATCGTGTTTACCAGTGTTAATGAGGAACTCAGAGGCGAACGGGATGCTGTGGAGATGCGAAATCTTGTTACAGACTATACCAAGAACTTTTTTGATCATTACATACTGCAGAAGGCCGCAAGTGTGGAAAGTCTGGCATACGATGGCGTGGACTTGATCAAGAAGACCAGCAACAAGTGA
- a CDS encoding sensor histidine kinase, which translates to MDDDYQRAFNSGPNALDLMEYMRSFNSYVDGIVINDIRGRRLYSSASASGDIFFLNRYDTFIQKYKEDPSLRDKGMFTSILKDDRTGTEQFFYIAPIVEAIGGIYFSQITGYCTVLVNMDKMQGLVENTELTPNSTLYILNSRDEVIASTNSNARGALFREVLSMDKGILLNGVKTTIDGEDILVQVKDLEQANGWRVVSMIPVQELTADMNPIRKVSIIVGMGMILSMLIMGSFFMNNLMRPVMGLVLDMKRVGSRDMGFRIKVRSTNEVGMLACDINRVINEREEMASDMINTQARLYESELSQKQAEFAALQSQINPHFLYNTLNCISSIGLEYGSREIAQIASCMSKIFRYSIKKDNLVRVEDELDCIQAYMNIIAIRYENKFIIEIDVDEGLLEMQTPKMILQPIVENAVYHGLERMDLGGRLQVTGSIDAHGDLCFQITDTGKGMEPEQLASLQAKLGMASPEPAPDGQPATSIGLSNIHNRLRLLFGEDYGIAIQSQLGHGTTVTVRIPKLLNNRKPSEE; encoded by the coding sequence GTGGATGATGATTACCAAAGGGCGTTTAACAGCGGTCCAAATGCATTGGATCTCATGGAATATATGAGATCCTTTAATTCGTATGTAGACGGAATCGTAATTAATGATATTCGGGGAAGACGGCTTTACAGTTCGGCATCAGCAAGCGGAGATATTTTTTTTCTTAATCGTTACGATACCTTTATCCAGAAGTATAAGGAAGATCCTTCGCTGCGGGACAAGGGGATGTTCACCTCGATTCTAAAAGACGACAGAACAGGAACGGAACAGTTTTTTTATATAGCGCCGATTGTGGAGGCCATCGGGGGAATCTATTTCTCCCAAATTACGGGTTACTGTACCGTTTTGGTCAATATGGACAAAATGCAGGGGCTTGTAGAAAATACGGAATTAACGCCCAACTCTACCTTGTACATTCTGAATAGCCGGGATGAGGTGATTGCCTCCACCAATTCCAATGCCCGAGGTGCGTTATTCAGGGAAGTTCTGTCTATGGATAAGGGCATCCTGCTTAACGGGGTCAAAACAACGATCGATGGGGAAGATATTCTTGTCCAGGTTAAGGATTTGGAGCAGGCAAACGGGTGGCGGGTTGTGAGTATGATTCCAGTGCAAGAGCTTACTGCAGACATGAACCCTATACGGAAAGTCAGCATTATCGTGGGGATGGGGATGATTCTAAGCATGCTTATCATGGGCAGTTTCTTTATGAACAATCTGATGCGTCCGGTGATGGGACTTGTGCTGGATATGAAGAGAGTGGGGAGCCGGGACATGGGCTTCCGCATTAAAGTCCGGTCTACCAATGAAGTAGGCATGCTGGCATGCGACATTAACCGGGTCATCAATGAAAGGGAAGAGATGGCAAGCGATATGATCAATACCCAAGCCAGATTATATGAATCTGAGCTGAGTCAGAAACAGGCGGAGTTTGCTGCCCTGCAAAGCCAGATCAACCCCCACTTTCTCTATAATACGCTCAATTGCATCAGCAGCATCGGATTGGAATACGGAAGCAGGGAGATCGCGCAAATCGCGTCTTGCATGTCCAAAATATTCCGGTACAGTATAAAAAAAGATAATCTTGTACGGGTAGAGGATGAACTGGACTGTATTCAGGCTTATATGAACATTATCGCCATCCGGTACGAGAATAAATTTATCATCGAGATCGATGTGGACGAGGGACTCCTGGAGATGCAAACCCCCAAGATGATTCTCCAACCCATTGTGGAGAATGCGGTCTATCATGGGCTGGAGCGGATGGATCTAGGGGGCCGGCTTCAAGTTACCGGGAGCATAGATGCGCATGGGGACTTGTGCTTCCAAATCACGGATACCGGGAAGGGAATGGAGCCGGAGCAATTGGCTTCCCTTCAGGCTAAGCTGGGCATGGCATCCCCTGAACCTGCACCAGATGGCCAACCTGCTACAAGCATCGGACTTTCCAATATCCATAACAGGCTCCGGCTATTGTTTGGAGAGGATTACGGGATCGCCATACAAAGCCAACTCGGCCATGGGACGACCGTGACCGTGAGGATTCCAAAGCTGCTAAACAACCGCAAACCTTCGGAAGAGTAA
- a CDS encoding dihydrofolate reductase family protein, whose amino-acid sequence MAKIVFALNQSLDGFVDHDHTAFQPDPVLFRHFIDDVRGLPGILYGRRMYETMRYWDGDHLEWDAPEREYAAAWQSKPKWVVSRTLKSVGPNASLIEGDLAAAIRGLKAQHEGKIEVAGPELAHSLTELGLVDEYRLYLHPVVLGHGKPFFAGPRPPLRLVASDRIGEKVIRLTYVPA is encoded by the coding sequence ATGGCAAAGATCGTTTTCGCATTGAACCAGTCTCTGGACGGATTCGTTGACCACGACCACACGGCATTTCAGCCCGACCCCGTGCTATTCCGTCATTTCATCGACGACGTGCGCGGCCTCCCAGGCATCCTGTACGGGCGCCGTATGTACGAGACCATGCGGTATTGGGACGGAGACCATTTAGAATGGGATGCGCCGGAACGGGAATACGCAGCGGCGTGGCAAAGCAAACCGAAGTGGGTGGTGTCGAGGACGTTAAAGTCCGTCGGTCCAAACGCTTCTCTGATCGAGGGCGACCTCGCAGCGGCCATACGTGGGCTGAAGGCTCAGCATGAAGGAAAGATTGAAGTTGCCGGACCGGAGTTGGCCCACAGTCTAACGGAGCTCGGTCTCGTTGATGAGTATCGACTCTATCTCCATCCAGTCGTGCTGGGTCACGGCAAGCCGTTCTTCGCCGGTCCGCGGCCGCCGCTGCGCCTCGTGGCAAGCGATCGAATTGGCGAGAAGGTGATAAGGTTGACCTACGTTCCAGCTTAG
- a CDS encoding TetR/AcrR family transcriptional regulator — translation MPKSTFFRLDEARREEISKSAMHLFVDHLYEDITMKMVLDSLSMHPGTFYRYFEDKDDLYCLLIRNVTQKRAAYFNNSNEDSLLQFFLTGLFGSVNGIVTEPLNELEIKLTETLLNIPENILLKIYLNVLKGESFPLIKDILRRMRVDGYLRPDIDDDLISFMFESMQFNLVMFFREFNIKDSTLQHKISKYFTDFMSHGLLEDHKYAEMVRDLKKAKE, via the coding sequence ATGCCAAAAAGTACTTTCTTTCGTTTAGATGAAGCAAGGCGCGAGGAAATATCTAAAAGCGCTATGCATCTTTTTGTTGATCATCTTTACGAGGATATAACTATGAAGATGGTTTTGGATAGTTTGTCCATGCACCCCGGAACATTTTATCGGTATTTTGAAGACAAAGATGACTTATATTGTCTCTTAATACGTAATGTGACCCAGAAAAGAGCTGCGTATTTTAATAACAGTAATGAAGATTCCCTCCTCCAGTTTTTCCTTACTGGCTTATTTGGTAGCGTTAATGGCATTGTGACCGAGCCGCTGAATGAGTTGGAAATCAAACTCACTGAAACACTTTTAAACATTCCTGAGAACATTTTGCTTAAAATATATCTGAATGTGCTGAAGGGCGAGTCATTCCCCTTAATCAAGGACATTTTACGCCGAATGAGAGTTGATGGATATCTCCGACCTGATATTGACGACGACCTTATTTCTTTTATGTTTGAGTCGATGCAGTTTAATTTAGTCATGTTTTTTAGGGAATTCAATATTAAGGACTCTACGCTGCAACATAAGATTAGCAAGTATTTTACTGACTTTATGAGTCATGGGCTGCTTGAAGATCATAAATATGCTGAAATGGTTCGCGATCTCAAGAAAGCCAAGGAGTAG
- a CDS encoding family 43 glycosylhydrolase, translated as MSDFYNVIMQTGADPWVYKHTDGYYYNVFVNASGIMIRRTKTITGIEAGERSLAWTPVKGTMYSSNVWAPEMHYLKDNDGQFKWYIYFAADNGTNANHRMYVLENTSDNPMTGTWKFKGKITDSTDRWAIDGTVLTVNEDRYFIWSGWEETDGSFQNLYIAKMSDPRTISSERVLISTPEYDWETSPGRINEGPEVTIKGDTINLIYSANGSWTDSYSLGLITAKISDNLMNPGSWVKRDKPIFSSANGVYGPGHHSIVSSPDGAENWIIYHAARWPGSGWTRKVYAQKFTWNDDNTPNLGAPVDPNIPIAIPSGEPMRKRYEAEHALLVKDPNGETFPAVLRESTASDGMKIAGIKNANDYAQFTVNVPEAGFYNLSVRNANGSPNAADASHILSVNGSSGAKLNIVYSGPNRWGASTAKVFLKGGDNIIRFSKGSNLAEIDSMDLFKLDTSEILFEFPGFTLGLNETRSLPLYTVTGATYTAIDTGAIFSSSDTKVAIIDEGNQIKAVGAGSTTITATYHGKTTTAAVTVVAEPRSVQSLDMSGLDSVLTSGQRSRPLQVTALYNNYEMKNVTADTQYTSSDPGVARIDTVSVTPSVYADKPGTALITAEYNGSKTAIQLTVIEASDAVQVVSEVKTPSGVTPDPPSVVDVVYNSESMTVEVVSWKPEGMDFSSLGTVQVPVILKVDGRDIPSTVPVEVVAGWGLDDIVNQLRNRLANFSYPLGTGLGNYSQSKYDAFVAEVDKAEEMASNPDLSKEQFDGQLDNLAQAEEALLASLNLVQDGVVYKAYRDFSGDTVGKYPYGITTEDLTNGATATVKEEDGNKFLRLTTTATSGKANLFLPYTGEVKAGADQRIVIEYRARLNSSFPYANGAMMRNDSGTGNYSMVTAFDTGKFIVQNGGSKKAVQNVSYNTWYKIKMVSNWDNKTYTVYLDDVPVATDYNFRHTGGDKLIGQLFGIDGYANASIDFDDFKAMVIGGP; from the coding sequence GTGTCTGATTTCTACAATGTTATCATGCAAACAGGGGCCGATCCTTGGGTTTACAAGCATACGGACGGCTACTACTACAATGTCTTTGTCAATGCCAGCGGAATCATGATCCGCAGAACGAAGACCATTACCGGCATTGAGGCGGGCGAGAGAAGCCTTGCCTGGACACCGGTTAAGGGTACCATGTACAGTTCCAATGTTTGGGCGCCTGAAATGCACTATCTCAAAGATAACGACGGCCAATTCAAATGGTATATTTACTTCGCAGCCGACAACGGAACCAACGCAAACCACCGTATGTACGTGCTGGAGAACACCAGTGATAATCCGATGACGGGAACCTGGAAGTTCAAAGGGAAGATTACCGATTCCACCGATCGTTGGGCAATTGACGGCACTGTGCTGACTGTAAATGAGGATCGCTATTTTATTTGGTCCGGCTGGGAGGAAACTGACGGAAGCTTTCAAAATTTATATATTGCAAAAATGAGCGATCCGCGGACCATCAGTTCAGAACGGGTCCTGATTTCAACGCCTGAATATGACTGGGAAACTTCCCCGGGGAGGATCAATGAAGGCCCCGAGGTCACTATAAAGGGCGACACCATCAATCTGATCTATTCGGCCAACGGAAGCTGGACAGACAGTTACTCCCTCGGGTTGATCACGGCCAAGATTAGCGACAATTTAATGAACCCTGGCTCCTGGGTAAAGCGGGATAAGCCGATCTTTTCTAGCGCCAATGGTGTTTATGGCCCTGGCCACCATAGTATCGTCTCATCTCCTGATGGTGCGGAGAACTGGATCATTTACCATGCTGCCCGCTGGCCGGGGTCAGGCTGGACCCGCAAAGTCTACGCACAGAAATTCACTTGGAATGACGACAATACGCCGAACCTGGGAGCGCCGGTAGATCCGAACATACCGATTGCCATACCTTCCGGTGAGCCGATGCGGAAGCGCTATGAAGCGGAACATGCGTTGCTGGTGAAGGATCCGAATGGAGAAACTTTTCCGGCTGTCCTGCGGGAAAGCACCGCATCAGACGGGATGAAAATCGCGGGTATCAAGAACGCCAATGATTATGCACAGTTTACAGTAAATGTGCCGGAGGCGGGATTCTATAACCTGTCCGTGCGCAATGCCAACGGCTCCCCCAATGCGGCGGATGCCTCCCATATATTGTCGGTCAACGGCAGCTCCGGTGCCAAATTGAACATCGTCTATTCTGGCCCGAATCGTTGGGGAGCCTCCACGGCGAAAGTCTTCCTTAAGGGAGGCGACAACATCATCCGCTTCTCGAAAGGGAGCAATCTGGCCGAAATCGACAGTATGGATCTATTTAAGCTGGATACATCGGAAATTTTATTTGAATTCCCGGGATTCACCCTGGGGTTGAACGAAACCCGCAGTTTGCCCCTGTATACGGTTACGGGCGCTACCTATACCGCAATCGATACAGGAGCTATCTTCAGTTCTTCCGACACAAAGGTAGCCATTATTGATGAAGGGAATCAGATTAAAGCTGTCGGGGCGGGCAGTACGACAATTACCGCGACATATCATGGGAAAACAACAACGGCCGCGGTAACCGTAGTCGCAGAGCCCAGATCGGTGCAGTCTCTTGACATGAGCGGATTGGACAGCGTCCTGACCAGCGGACAGCGAAGCCGTCCATTGCAGGTAACTGCTCTCTATAACAACTATGAAATGAAGAATGTGACAGCGGATACTCAGTATACCAGCAGCGATCCTGGGGTGGCCCGGATTGATACTGTCTCGGTCACCCCATCGGTATACGCAGATAAACCGGGTACAGCTCTTATTACAGCCGAATACAACGGCAGCAAAACGGCAATCCAATTGACGGTAATCGAGGCTTCTGATGCAGTTCAGGTGGTTTCCGAAGTGAAGACTCCTTCCGGAGTGACTCCTGATCCGCCAAGCGTTGTGGATGTTGTATACAATAGCGAGTCGATGACGGTGGAAGTTGTCAGCTGGAAGCCAGAGGGGATGGACTTCAGCTCTCTTGGTACGGTTCAGGTGCCAGTCATTCTGAAGGTGGATGGCCGAGATATTCCTTCCACTGTACCCGTAGAAGTTGTTGCAGGATGGGGCCTTGATGACATTGTGAATCAGCTCCGCAATAGACTGGCGAATTTCTCTTATCCGTTGGGCACGGGGTTAGGCAACTATAGCCAATCCAAGTATGACGCTTTTGTGGCCGAGGTGGATAAAGCAGAAGAGATGGCCTCCAACCCGGATCTGAGCAAAGAGCAGTTTGACGGGCAGCTGGATAATCTCGCTCAAGCGGAAGAGGCTCTGTTAGCTTCACTTAACCTCGTACAGGATGGCGTTGTCTATAAAGCTTACCGGGATTTCTCCGGCGATACGGTAGGCAAATACCCTTACGGTATCACCACCGAAGATCTGACCAATGGAGCTACCGCAACGGTAAAGGAAGAGGACGGGAATAAATTTCTTCGACTGACCACGACCGCTACCTCGGGCAAGGCAAACCTGTTCCTGCCATATACAGGCGAGGTAAAGGCTGGGGCGGATCAGCGCATCGTCATCGAATACCGCGCCAGATTAAACAGCAGCTTCCCATACGCGAATGGCGCCATGATGAGAAACGACAGCGGTACCGGCAATTATTCGATGGTCACTGCTTTTGATACCGGTAAGTTTATTGTACAGAACGGCGGATCCAAGAAAGCAGTCCAAAACGTGTCCTACAATACATGGTACAAAATCAAAATGGTGTCCAACTGGGATAACAAGACCTACACCGTCTACCTCGACGATGTTCCGGTAGCTACGGATTACAATTTCCGCCATACAGGCGGTGACAAGCTGATCGGACAACTGTTTGGGATTGACGGATACGCCAATGCCTCCATCGATTTTGATGATTTCAAAGCTATGGTCATAGGAGGACCATAG